The DNA sequence GAAGGACTGCACGAGGTCGTCCTTGATCAAGCCGTCCCAGTAGGCGGCGACCTTGTTGCTCGCCGGGTCGTCGACGGCGGGCTTCCAGGCGTCACCCTCGGTGTCGAACCACTTCCCGCCTGCCTGCCAGGCCAGCGCGGCCAGCAGCGCGGGGTCGCTCTTCGGCATGGAGGCGAGCCGTACGTTCTTGTCCTTCTGCCTGACCTTCTCGGCGGCCGTCTTGAACTCGTCCCAGGTCTTGGGGACTTCGATGCCGTACTTCTTGAACAGGTCGGTGCGGTAGTAGTACAGCTGTGGCGCGGCGTCGTACGGCACGGTCCAGGTCTTGCCGCCGAAGGTCACCAGGTCCTGGATGGGCTGCGGGAATTTCGTCTTGACCGTTTCACCGGCGTGCTCGGTCAAATCGATCAGGTTGCCCTGGCTGGCGAACTCGGGGACCATCTGGTACTCGATCGTGGCCACATCGGGTGCATTGCCGGCCTTCACCGAGTTGACGAGCTTGCTGTAGCCCTCGGTGCCGCTCGGTATCTCGGTGAACTCGACCTTGATGTCCTTGTGCGTTGCGTTGAACGCCTCCACGGTCGACTTGGCCCCGAGTGTCCAGGTCCAGTAGGTGAGCGTGACGGGCTTGCCGCCCGCGTCGGTGCCGGTCGAGTCGCCGTCGCCGCTGCCGCCGCAGGCGGTGGCGAGCAGGCCGAGCGCGGTGACGGCGGCGAGTGCGGCGGTCGTACGGAACGAACGTGTGATGCGAGACGAACGGGTGGTGCGGGACGAACGTGAAGTGCGCGTCATGGCACGTCTCCTACGTGACCTCGTACGGGCAGAGGCGGTCGCAGGACATCTTTTGTGCACACACGATCAGAGTCAAGAGCGTTCGCGCGAAACAATCAATACGATCGCCATTCGCTCATCCGGCGATCGATTCACCACCACAGGACGAGCGGACCCTCAACTCCGGGAGCAGGTCCAGGTGTTGACGCGGCCCCGGCTGCTGCCCGCTGCGACGCTCGGCGAGGCGCTCCAGCAGCAGCTTGGCGGCCAGCTCCCCCACGGAGCGCGTGGGTGGCGCGACAGCGGTGAGCGGTACGTCGGAGAGACCGGCGACCTCGTCCTCGTACGCGATCAGCGCCAGGTCGTCCGGGACCCGGATGCCGCATGCCTGGAGCCGTGGCACCAGCACGATCGCGTCCTCGTCGCTGTGCACCAGCGCAGCGGTGACGCGACGCTTCTTCACCGCTTCGACGAGATAGTCGACGCTCGCCTCGTAGTCCCCGTGTTCCCGCACGGTCGGGGCGGCGCCCTTGTCCACGTCGAGGCCCAGGGCCTGCACGGCCGCCTGGTAGCCGGCGGTGATCTGGTTGGCGTGCGGGCCCTCCTGCAGAACGGCGGTGATCCTGCGGTGTCCGAGTCTCGCGAAGTGACCCACGGCGACCGCGGCGCCGTGGGCCCGGTCGGTGCGCACCCGGTCGAGCACGGCGGCGGGGTTTCCGGGCGGGGCCAGGCGTTCGACCAGGACGGCGGGAACGTCGTGCTCCAGCAGCCACTTCTCCTGACCGTTCTCGGGCACGCCGCCGAACCAGCTGGGTGCGACGAGCAGTCCCTCCGCGCCGCCCGAGAGGAGGTGGTCGGCCTGCACCGAGTCCTCGGCGTCGACGTAGCCGGACACCCCCAGCACGAGCCGGCCGCCCTGGGCCGCGACCGCTCCCCGGGCGCCGCGCACGATGTCGGCGAAGATGTAGTTCGTGGTCGGGACGATCATTCCGATCACCGCGCCCTCGGCGCCCGCCGGCCGTTCGCGCACTTCGGCGGCCGTGTCCCCCGGCCACACGACCGCGCCGTGCAGCCGTTGCACCCGGCCCTGTGCAGCGAGCGCTTCGACGTCGCGCCGCAGGGTGACGGCGGAGACGCCGAGTTCGGCGGCGAGTTCGGCGACGCGGAGGCTGCCCCGCTCCCGGACGATTTCGAGCACCCGCTCGTGGCGCTGGTCGACGTGCAGTCGCATGGTTCCCCCTGGGGCGAGGCCGGTCGAACGATCCCGCGGGCCACGCGGAGCGTGATCCCGAGGCGCTCACTCTACGCCCACAATCGTATCGATCATTTTCGATCAATACGATCAACCGACGGTGTTGGCGCTGGCTGAGCGGCTGCCCGGACCTCATCAGGGCCAGCCCCCGGGGACAGCACTCAGTTCCCCCATCCCGCTGCACTGAGTGCCATCCATCCAGCTCAGGTGCTACGTTCCCGTCCATGAGCTCCAGCAGTGCGGCATCCGGCCGCGGCGAGAAGGCCGAGCGGGCGGAAAAGGGCGAGAGGGCGGAGGCCACGGCCGCCAAGCCCCCCATGCGGGACGCCCTCGTCGCGGCGGCATTCCAGCTTTTTCTGGAGCGGGGCTACGAGCAGACGACCGTCGACGACATCGTGACGCTCGCGGGCGTCGGGCGACGGTCGTTCTTCCGTTACTTCCCGTCCAAGGAGGACGTGGTCTTCCCCGACCACGAGCGGTGCCTGGCCGACATGACGGCCTTCCTGGCGGCGAGCGGCGATGAGCACGAGCCGGTGCGCCGGGTGAGCGACGCCGCCCGGCTGGTGCTGCGCATGTACGCGGAGAACCCGACCTTCTCGGTACAGCGCTACCGCCTGACCAAGAGCGTGCCCGGACTGCGGGCGTACGAGCTGTCCGTGGTGTGGCGCTACGAGCGGCAGCTGGCCGAGTACCTGCGTGAGCGTTTCGCCGGCCGGCGCGACGGGACGCTCCAGGCCGACGTGATCGCCGCCGCGGTGGTCGCGGCCCACAACAACGCGCTGCGGTCCTGGCTGCGCTCCGACGGCCAGGGCGACGCGAGCGCCGAGGTGGACCACGCCCTGGGATATGTGCAGTCGGCCTTCGGTACCGGCCCCGCCTCGCGCCCGGACGGTCACGAACCGCACGGGCACGAACCCCACGGTCACGAACCGGGGGGTGACGAACCGGCCGAGGACGTGGTGGTCGTCGTATCCCGGCGCGGGGCCCCGCTGTGGCGGGTCGTTCAGGAGATCGAGACGGCGCTGGGGCCGGGCACATAGTTCGGACGCTCGACCCGGGCGCATGATGCGCGCGCTCGGCCCCGGCGAATAATTCAGGGTACGCAGTGCCTTTACGAGTGGCACTCAGTGCCATACGCTGAGGCCGTGCACGGTGGCACGGTGAACCGGGCACGTCCGTGCACGGGTGACCCGCGCACGTGGGATTCCGGCCGAGCGCAGGGAGTTGACCAGCGTGTACCACCACTCAGGAAGCGTTGCTCGCCAGACCGGCGGTTCCGGTGCCGGCGTACTCGAACCCGCGGCCCCCGACAGGGACGCCATCGTCTTCCAGCGCTGCACCTGGTGCGGTACGGCCATGTACCACCGGCTGCTGTGTCCGGTCTGTCAGGGCAGTGACCTGCGGACCGAGCGCAGCGAGGGGGTGGGGACCGTCCGGCACTCCACGGTGGTCCACCGCAACACCCCCGCGGCACGCAATGTGTCCCTCATAGAGATGGCCGAGGGGTTCGTCGTGCGCGGCAGGGTCATCGGCCCGCCGATCGGCATTCACAGCGGAGACCGGGTGCGGCTGTCCACGGCGAAGGACCCGGTCCGCAGCGAGCCGGTGTTCCAGCTGATCGACGAGCCCTACCGCGCCTGGACCTGACCCGGACCTGACCCGCCCTCCCCGCTCCCCCACAGCGGGCCCGGCGCGGGGGCTGCCGACGGTTCTCCTCGCCGCCGCGCCTGAGTTCCCTCGTTCACGTGGCCATCTCCGGCTGCGGCCACCGTAGTTGGGCTTGCGAGCGACCAGGCTTCCCTCCCGTCACAGGCAACGCACAAGTACCACCTTCCGTCCTTCCCAGGTGAAGGGCCCGGGGCCGTCCCGGTGCGAACGGAAGGAGGGGCACGTGATTCGTGCCCGGCGAATATGGGTCACCGCCTTGGCGGTACTCACGGTGGTGGGGGCGTCGCCAGGGTGGGCTCAGGCTCAACCGGCGTCCGAGGCAAGGCCGCTTGCGCACTCGACCGACGCCGACGGTGGCGGTGGCGGTGGCGATGGCGGTGGTGCGGGCCTGCCGGACGACTGGAGCATCACCGGTGACGGGCTCGCGCGGAAGCTGGTGTGGCGGTCCGACGAGCGGGTGCCGATGGGCGATGCCCGCGTCGAGTTCTACTCAGGTGACCGGCTGCTCGGCCGTCCGGCTCCGGCCAAGGACGGGCGTTCGTTCCGGCTCGGCCTCGACGGGGTCCGGCTGGACTCCGTGCGGGACCTGGAAGTACGGGCCGCGGGCCGCCGGTTGGACGCGCCCGACCCGACCACCGGCAGCGCTCGCTCGGCGGTGACCGTCCCGCCGCGGCAGCCGGCGAACCAGGTCGACCCCGGCAAACCGGGCACGTACCGGACCGTCACGGGCGAGTACGACCTCGACCCGGTACGGCTTCCCGGATACGCCGAGCCGGTCGAGATGCGGGCCGTGGTGGTGGCGCCCAAGGGTGCCGAGGGCCGTCGTCCGCTCGCCCTGTTCCTGCACGGCCGCCACTCCACCTGCTACACACCGCAGGGTGAGATCAGCGGCGACTGGCCCTGTGCCGCCGGCGCCGAGCCGGTGCCGAGTCACCGGGGCTATCTGCGCGACCAGCGGCTCCTGGCCTCCCAGGGCTATGTGACCGTGTCGATCTCCGCCAACGGCATCAACGGCCAGGACTGGAGCGCAGAGGACGGCGGCGCGCAGGCCCGTTCCTCGCTCGTACGGCAGCATCTCGCCCGCTGGGCCGACTGGTCCGCCCACCCGGCCACGGCCCCCGCGCCGGTACGGCAGATGCCCGCGGCCGATCTGTCCCGTGTGCTGCTCGTCGGGCACTCGCGGGGCGGCGAGGGCGTCAACCGGGCGGCGATGGACAGCCTTTACCCGCCGCCCGCGAACCAGGACGGCTATCGCGGCCCGGTGCGCTGGCACATCCGCGGCACGGTCCTCATCGGCCCGACGATCTTCGGGCAGAACCCGGTTCCGGACGTCCCGTCGATGACGATCCTGCCGGGCTGTGACGGCGATGTCTCCGATCTGCAGGGCGAGGTGTTCGTCGACGGCACCCGCCGGGTCAGCCGCGGGACCGCGCTGCACAGCGCGGTGTACATGGTCGGCGCCAACCACAACTACTTCAACAGCGAGTGGACACCGGGCCAGGCCCAGGCGCCCGCCGACGACGACTTCTGGAACGACGAGGAGCAGCCCGACCCGGTCTGCGCCCCCGGCACCCGCACCCGGCTGACCGCCGATCAGCAGCACAAGGCGGGCGCCACCTACATCGCGGCGGCGGCGCGGCTGTTCGTCGCCAAGGACGACCGGGTACGCCCGCTGCTCGACGGCTCGGGCCGCCGCGCGCCCTCGGCCGACCCGGCGCGCGTCCTCACCCATGCCGTGGGCGGTCGGCGGGGCGCCGGTTTCCTGCCCGACGGCAAGGTGACGGTGAGCGGAGGGGGCGGCCGGCTGTGCTCGGCCGTGCATCCCGCCACGGCCACCGCGTGCCTGTCGTCGGAGACGGCCGGCGGCTCCCCGCACTTCGCGCGGTGGGAGACCGACCGCGAGCCCGGCCGCCGCGCGGTCGCGCTGCGCTGGTCCTCGGCGGGGGCGGCCGTACGGGTACGTCCGGAGCGGCCGGTGTCCCTGACGGGTGCGAAGGCGTTGGCGCTGCGTGTGATCGTGCCGCCGAACACCACCGGGACTCAGCTGGACGTCTCGGTCACCGACAGCGCCGGGCGGCACCGGACCCTCGGCCAGGTCAAGGTCGACGGGCTGCCGGGGTCGGAGCGGACGGCGTCGTACTGGGCGCGCGAGGTGCGGGTGCCGATCGGCGCCGATGACGCGGCGGCGCTCGACCTGAGGCACGTCAAGTCCCTGGAACTGACGCCGCGTACGAGGTCCGGGCGGGCGTGGCTGATGGACGCCTGGGGGTGGCAGCCGGGCACGCCGGAGGTGCGGGAGGCTGCGTTGCCCCGGGTCGACGTCAAACGGCTGACCGTGAAGGAGGGGAACTCGGGCGAACGGACGTACCGGGTGCCGGTGCGGGTGTCGGGGAGCGGCAGCGGGCAGGTACGGCTGTTCGTCGTCGACCCTGTCACGGGCAGGGCCACGGACCGGCTGGTGACGGTGCGGCCGGGTGCGCAGGACATCGACGTACCGGTGAAGATCCGGGGCAACACCCGCTACAGCTACGACCTGCCGCACAACGTCTTCGTCAAGGCGGTCCGTACGGCTGTGGTCGGCTCGCACCTGGGCGGGGTCACCGCGGAGAACGACGACCCGTTGCCCACGATCGAGGTGAAGCCGGTCGCGGACCGGGTGACCGAGGGGAAGCCGTTGAAGTGGCGGGTGACGCTGTCCGCGGCGGCCGATGTCGAGGTGGGCGGCGTGTTCGCCCTGGTGCCTGTCACCGAAGGTGCCGTGCTGTCCACCAAGGACGTCGATCCCGAGTGGCTCCAGGAGACCTCCGGCGCGGCTCCGGATCCGGCGCGCCCGCTGTCCGCGGTGGACGACCTCAATCTGTGGGTGTCCGTCCCGACGGCCGCCACGAGCACGGAGCTGACGGTGCCGACGGTCAAGGACACGGTGGCCGAGCCGGCCGAGTCGGTGCGCTTCCAGTTGGCCGACGACGAGGGGGAACCGGTGCCCGGTGCGCCGGTGGTGAAGGGCACGGTGGTGGACGCGTCCTGAGGCGACGCACCTGAAGCCTTTGAGGCGACGCGCCTCGCGGGCGGGCTCCCGGATGCCCGCCCGCAGCGCGTCATCGTCCCGTCGGACACGATGATCCGTCGTGCCGCTCAAGATGAGTGCGCCCCATGAAGACTCGAGGGATACCCCGAGTAACTGCCCCCTCACGCCGTAGGTTTGGTCGCAGGCGCGCTGCGCAGCCACGTGACCGTGCGCGTCGTGAACCGGGGTGAGGGGGGATCCGTGCGTTCCGGAGAGGAGTTCGCCGGTCGCTATGTCCTCAAGGAGGTCATCGGCGCAGGGCGCGGCGGCGAAGTGTGGCGGGCCCACGACAGGCTGGTCGGCCAGGACGTCGCGCTGAAACCGGAGCGTATCGAGGGCGACCGCGAGACCGCGGTGCGGCGGCTGCTCGGCGAACCGCGCGCCATGGCCAAGTTCCGCGACCACCCGCACGTGGTAACCCTGTTCGACGTCGTGATCGTGCCTGCGGGCGACGACGGGCCCGAGACGTACTGGTTCGTCATGGAGTACGTGCCCGGCGGCGGCCTGGACCGGCTGCCGCGGATGTCACCGCAGCGGGCGGCCCGTGTCGGTGCCCAGCTCGCCGACGCGCTCGCCGCCCTGCACGGGGCGGGCATCGTCCACTGCGACGTCAAGCCGGCCAACGTCGGCCTCACCCGGCACGGGGATGCGAAGTTGCTGGACTTCGGTGCCGCCCACCGGGTCGGCGGCACCGAGACCATCACGGCCAACGGCCCCTTCAGCTTCACCCCGGACTACGCCGCCCCCGAGCTGGCCCGGGGCAACGTTCCCCGGCCGGCTTCGGACATGTTCTGCCTGGCGGCCACCCTCCACGCGCTCGTCACCGGTTCGCCTCCGCGCGGTGGGGAGCCCGCGGAGGAAGGGGAAGACGGGGAGGACGCCGAACGCCTGACGTACTGGAAGGCCGAGCAGGGCGTCGTCGACGTGGACGCCGACGCCGTGGGACCGCTGTATCCCGCGCTGACCGCGATGCTCCGGCGTGATCCGCGGCAGCGGCCCGGCGCGAGCGAGGTCGAGCGTCTCCTGGCGGCGGTCGCGGGGACCGTCTCGGACACCCCGTCGGCCGACCGGCGCTCCGGACGCCCGCGGCGACGACGCACGCTGCTCGGCGCGGCCGTCGGTGTCGCCGCCGCGCTGGCCCTCGGAGTTGCCCTCGCTCCCGGCGGCTCCGACGGCAGTGTCGACACCCGCGGTGCCGCCAACGGCCTGCCCGCGGACGGGGCCACGGCCACCGCACGGCAGTCCCTGGTCGGCGATCCCCACACCGCCGACCTGTGCGCTCTGAGCGACCCCGCCGCCCTCGGCCGGTTCGGCAGGACCGAAGTGGACGTGGACTACGGCAACTTCGACCGCTGCGAGCTGCATCTGTACCCCGACGACGAGAGCCGTATCGACGTGACGGTCTACCTGCGCCGGGGCACACCCCCGGAGACGGCACGCCCCACGCGCACCGTCGGCCGGATCGGCATCATGGAGGAGCAGCCGGAGAGCGACGAGTGCGGGCGCCTGCTGCTCCCGCCGGACGACGCTCCCGCCGGCGCCCCCGCCGATGCCGACGGTGTCCTGCTCGGCGTCCGCGCCAACGAGGAGGAGGGCTCGGTGGTCGGCGGTGCCGCCACCTTGTGCACGGTCGCCGACTCGGCCGCCCGCAGCGCGGCCGAGGTCCTCGGCCGGGGCCCGGTCCCCCGCCGTTCCCAGGGCTACCCGGCAGTCTCCTTGGCCTGGGCGAACGCCTGCGAGCTGCTCGACGCCGAGGCACTGTCCGTCGTCCCCGGCATCGAGGCCGGCGCCCCGGAGGTCGGTGTCGCGAACTGGGACTGCGAGTGGTTCAGCGACGTCGACGATCTGGGGGCGGAGATCGCCTTCCACCGGGATCAGCCCAAGACCTCGGCGGACGGTGACCCGGTCCGGCTCGGCGGCCACGACGCCGTCGTGCGGAAGGAGGACGACAAGGAGGACGGCAACGACAGCTGCACGGTGTTCGTGAAGTACCGCGAGTACGGCGGCCGGAACGCCGATACGTACGCCGAGATGCTGCGCGTGGACACCCGTGGGCGGCGGACCGTGGACGACCTGTGCGCGATGGCCACGGACCTCGCGACCTCGGCTGCCGCGAAGCTGCCCGCGCGCTGAGGTGGCTGCGTCCGACGTCACTTCAGGTGGGCGAGAATCGCCTTGGCGAAGTTCGTGGCCAGGGTGGGTGCGTCGGGGCCGGGGGCGCCCTCGCCGAACGGTACGACGGTGAGCTGGAACGACTGACCGTTGCCGGCCGAGACGAACGCGATGCACGACCCCTCCGAGTGACGGCTGGGAGTGCCGAGCAGGGCACGACGACCAGCAATCGTCCTCGGTGTGAGGTCCCGGTACCTCTTGTCCTTCGTCAGGTCGGCCTCGGGGTGGGGAGTGAAGTCCACCAGTCCGCCCTGTGCTCCCCATTGGCAGGACTTGGGGGCGTCCTTGTACTGCTTCTCGGTTCCCTCGAAGACGACGTAGAGCTTGCCGGGTCCGGTGTCCTCGTCGTCGAGGGCGAGGCAGGGGCGCTCTGCCAGTTCCGTCAGGGTGTCCGGTGCGCTCGACGGCGAGGGGGACGGCGCCGGAGAGCTGCGGTCGGCGGACGGGCCGGGGCTTTGCGTGGCCTGCGCCCGGTCCGAAGACGGCCGGGCGGGTACCTCGTCCGTGCCGCAGCCGGCGAGGGCGGCCAGCACCGCCAGGCAGGCCGCCGCCGTGGCCGCTTTGGCTCTGCGGCTCCGTGTGCACAGTCCCGAGGTGGAGTGGGTCATGCCGGGACCCTAGGCGCGGGGCTCCGGGACCGGTCCCGGGTCCGGGGGTGAGGGCTCCTCCATCAGGTCGAGGTCCGGCGGTACGAGCGTGGTGGACTCCACCAGGCCGCGCAGCAGGTTGTGCAGCAGGCGGTTGTCGCCGGGACGGCCCTGGGACTTGTCGTGCAGCAGGGGGTACCGGAAGCCAGTGCGGTGCAGGCGACGGCGTACGTCCTCGATGCGGTACTCGATCCTGCGTTCGTTCCACCCCACGTCGGGGCGCAGGTGGGCGAGTTGCCGGGCAGCCATGGCGTAGCTGAGGGGGCGCGGGTCCTCCTCGTACAGCAGGTAGCGCTGGCCCAGGACGACCAGCAGCAGGCGTTCGTCGTCGTCGAGCGGCCAGATCTCCGGGCGCAGCGTCCGAGCCCGGCGCCGCGAGACGGGCCCCTGGTCGTCGTGGCCCGCCACGTACAGCTCGACCAGGTGTTCCCGGTAGCCGGAGCCCTTCACGAACAGCGGGGTGTAGCCGGAGCCGAGCGGCATCGGCTCGGTCGTCGTGTGCATCATCCGCCCGCGCGGCAGCCGGACGAGCTGCTGGCCGATGTTGCGCAGCCACCACTGCCCCTGCTGGTACGTCAGCTCGCCGTGCCGCCGGCTCACCCGCAGATCGTCCACCCCGACGCCCAGGTCCACGTCCGGCCGCTCGCCCCGCCCGAAACGCACCGTCAGGCCCGGCCGCGGCGGCACGGTGAGATCGCCGGTCACCGTGCGGGCGTGCAGGGTTCCGGGCGCCGTGGGTGCGACGCCGCGCGCGAGG is a window from the Streptomyces sp. NBC_00299 genome containing:
- a CDS encoding ABC transporter substrate-binding protein; its protein translation is MTRTSRSSRTTRSSRITRSFRTTAALAAVTALGLLATACGGSGDGDSTGTDAGGKPVTLTYWTWTLGAKSTVEAFNATHKDIKVEFTEIPSGTEGYSKLVNSVKAGNAPDVATIEYQMVPEFASQGNLIDLTEHAGETVKTKFPQPIQDLVTFGGKTWTVPYDAAPQLYYYRTDLFKKYGIEVPKTWDEFKTAAEKVRQKDKNVRLASMPKSDPALLAALAWQAGGKWFDTEGDAWKPAVDDPASNKVAAYWDGLIKDDLVQSFTAYSPEETKARTSGKTLSFLGASWSAGGMQTAMPDQKGKWAAAPMPNWGTAASGNYGGTSYGVLKGSEHADAAAEFITWLTTNKAGVQARLADLDSPSSALPANPEMREVAAAKFDTAYLNGQDLYALASEQVDTIVPGWTWGPNQMDVYTAIQDETAKSGFTRGIEAGQQKAESGIAERGLKLAQ
- a CDS encoding substrate-binding domain-containing protein; the encoded protein is MRLHVDQRHERVLEIVRERGSLRVAELAAELGVSAVTLRRDVEALAAQGRVQRLHGAVVWPGDTAAEVRERPAGAEGAVIGMIVPTTNYIFADIVRGARGAVAAQGGRLVLGVSGYVDAEDSVQADHLLSGGAEGLLVAPSWFGGVPENGQEKWLLEHDVPAVLVERLAPPGNPAAVLDRVRTDRAHGAAVAVGHFARLGHRRITAVLQEGPHANQITAGYQAAVQALGLDVDKGAAPTVREHGDYEASVDYLVEAVKKRRVTAALVHSDEDAIVLVPRLQACGIRVPDDLALIAYEDEVAGLSDVPLTAVAPPTRSVGELAAKLLLERLAERRSGQQPGPRQHLDLLPELRVRSSCGGESIAG
- a CDS encoding TetR family transcriptional regulator, with amino-acid sequence MRDALVAAAFQLFLERGYEQTTVDDIVTLAGVGRRSFFRYFPSKEDVVFPDHERCLADMTAFLAASGDEHEPVRRVSDAARLVLRMYAENPTFSVQRYRLTKSVPGLRAYELSVVWRYERQLAEYLRERFAGRRDGTLQADVIAAAVVAAHNNALRSWLRSDGQGDASAEVDHALGYVQSAFGTGPASRPDGHEPHGHEPHGHEPGGDEPAEDVVVVVSRRGAPLWRVVQEIETALGPGT
- a CDS encoding Zn-ribbon domain-containing OB-fold protein — encoded protein: MYHHSGSVARQTGGSGAGVLEPAAPDRDAIVFQRCTWCGTAMYHRLLCPVCQGSDLRTERSEGVGTVRHSTVVHRNTPAARNVSLIEMAEGFVVRGRVIGPPIGIHSGDRVRLSTAKDPVRSEPVFQLIDEPYRAWT
- a CDS encoding alpha/beta hydrolase family protein, whose amino-acid sequence is MIRARRIWVTALAVLTVVGASPGWAQAQPASEARPLAHSTDADGGGGGGDGGGAGLPDDWSITGDGLARKLVWRSDERVPMGDARVEFYSGDRLLGRPAPAKDGRSFRLGLDGVRLDSVRDLEVRAAGRRLDAPDPTTGSARSAVTVPPRQPANQVDPGKPGTYRTVTGEYDLDPVRLPGYAEPVEMRAVVVAPKGAEGRRPLALFLHGRHSTCYTPQGEISGDWPCAAGAEPVPSHRGYLRDQRLLASQGYVTVSISANGINGQDWSAEDGGAQARSSLVRQHLARWADWSAHPATAPAPVRQMPAADLSRVLLVGHSRGGEGVNRAAMDSLYPPPANQDGYRGPVRWHIRGTVLIGPTIFGQNPVPDVPSMTILPGCDGDVSDLQGEVFVDGTRRVSRGTALHSAVYMVGANHNYFNSEWTPGQAQAPADDDFWNDEEQPDPVCAPGTRTRLTADQQHKAGATYIAAAARLFVAKDDRVRPLLDGSGRRAPSADPARVLTHAVGGRRGAGFLPDGKVTVSGGGGRLCSAVHPATATACLSSETAGGSPHFARWETDREPGRRAVALRWSSAGAAVRVRPERPVSLTGAKALALRVIVPPNTTGTQLDVSVTDSAGRHRTLGQVKVDGLPGSERTASYWAREVRVPIGADDAAALDLRHVKSLELTPRTRSGRAWLMDAWGWQPGTPEVREAALPRVDVKRLTVKEGNSGERTYRVPVRVSGSGSGQVRLFVVDPVTGRATDRLVTVRPGAQDIDVPVKIRGNTRYSYDLPHNVFVKAVRTAVVGSHLGGVTAENDDPLPTIEVKPVADRVTEGKPLKWRVTLSAAADVEVGGVFALVPVTEGAVLSTKDVDPEWLQETSGAAPDPARPLSAVDDLNLWVSVPTAATSTELTVPTVKDTVAEPAESVRFQLADDEGEPVPGAPVVKGTVVDAS
- a CDS encoding serine/threonine-protein kinase, translated to MRSGEEFAGRYVLKEVIGAGRGGEVWRAHDRLVGQDVALKPERIEGDRETAVRRLLGEPRAMAKFRDHPHVVTLFDVVIVPAGDDGPETYWFVMEYVPGGGLDRLPRMSPQRAARVGAQLADALAALHGAGIVHCDVKPANVGLTRHGDAKLLDFGAAHRVGGTETITANGPFSFTPDYAAPELARGNVPRPASDMFCLAATLHALVTGSPPRGGEPAEEGEDGEDAERLTYWKAEQGVVDVDADAVGPLYPALTAMLRRDPRQRPGASEVERLLAAVAGTVSDTPSADRRSGRPRRRRTLLGAAVGVAAALALGVALAPGGSDGSVDTRGAANGLPADGATATARQSLVGDPHTADLCALSDPAALGRFGRTEVDVDYGNFDRCELHLYPDDESRIDVTVYLRRGTPPETARPTRTVGRIGIMEEQPESDECGRLLLPPDDAPAGAPADADGVLLGVRANEEEGSVVGGAATLCTVADSAARSAAEVLGRGPVPRRSQGYPAVSLAWANACELLDAEALSVVPGIEAGAPEVGVANWDCEWFSDVDDLGAEIAFHRDQPKTSADGDPVRLGGHDAVVRKEDDKEDGNDSCTVFVKYREYGGRNADTYAEMLRVDTRGRRTVDDLCAMATDLATSAAAKLPAR
- a CDS encoding DUF3558 family protein, giving the protein MTHSTSGLCTRSRRAKAATAAACLAVLAALAGCGTDEVPARPSSDRAQATQSPGPSADRSSPAPSPSPSSAPDTLTELAERPCLALDDEDTGPGKLYVVFEGTEKQYKDAPKSCQWGAQGGLVDFTPHPEADLTKDKRYRDLTPRTIAGRRALLGTPSRHSEGSCIAFVSAGNGQSFQLTVVPFGEGAPGPDAPTLATNFAKAILAHLK
- a CDS encoding FHA domain-containing protein gives rise to the protein MPLSASLARGVAPTAPGTLHARTVTGDLTVPPRPGLTVRFGRGERPDVDLGVGVDDLRVSRRHGELTYQQGQWWLRNIGQQLVRLPRGRMMHTTTEPMPLGSGYTPLFVKGSGYREHLVELYVAGHDDQGPVSRRRARTLRPEIWPLDDDERLLLVVLGQRYLLYEEDPRPLSYAMAARQLAHLRPDVGWNERRIEYRIEDVRRRLHRTGFRYPLLHDKSQGRPGDNRLLHNLLRGLVESTTLVPPDLDLMEEPSPPDPGPVPEPRA